In Methanomicrobiales archaeon, the DNA window GTCCGGAATCCAGCCGGGAGGGTTTAGACGGATGCGAAATCTCATGAACGGCATTGCACTGAAGTGGCCCTTCACCCTCCTGGCAGGTGCCGGAACCGCCTTCCTCCCCCTCCTTCTGGCTCCTCCCGTCCTGGTTGCACGGTTGATCGACGGCATCACCTCGATCTGCTTCGTGCATCAGCCCCTGAAATGGACATTCCATCCCAGATCCGCACAGAAGTGGGCATTCTGCCTCATCTCGCTCTCCGTCCTGATCGTGCTCACCATTCTCGGGGTGATCCTTTCCGGGATCGTCGTGAACGGCGCCGGGGCGATCAGCTGGGAGTTCCTGACGCAGTCTCCCCGAAACCTCGGGCGGGAGGGCGGCATCTTTCCGGCGATTGTCGGGACGCTCTACCTGGTGGGTGGAGCGCTGGCAATCGCCCTGCCGGTTGGCATCGCGACCGCCCTCTACCTCATCGAGTACACCGCTGACAATGCGCTGACGCGGGGGATCCGCACGGCGGTGGATCTACTGAACGGGATGCCGTCGATCGTCTTCGGGCTGTTCGGGTTCGCATTCCTGGTGCTCTTCCTGAACTTCGGTGTCTCACTGATCGCCGGCCAGATCACCCTCGGGCTGATGATCCTTCCCACCATCATCCGCACGACGGAAGAAGCGCTCCGCTCGATCCCCGCTTCCATCCGCGAAGGGAGCTACGCGGTCGGGGCGACCAAGTGGCAGACGGTATGGCATGCCGTTCTCCCCCCTGCAATGCCCGGCATCATGACCGGGGCGATCCTGAGTATCGGACGCGCTGCCGGCGAGACGGCCCCGATCATGTTCACCGCGGCCGTATTCAGCAGCCGCTTCCTGCCCTCCTCCCTGTCCGAGCCGGTGATGGCTCTCCCCTATCACCTGTTCATTCTCACAACAAACGTCCCCGGAGCAACCGATCAGCAGTTCGGGACCGCACTCGTGCTCCTTATGCTCGTTCTATCCATCTATCTCGCGGCGATTCTCGTCCGCTGGCGATACCAGTGGGCAAAGGTGTTCTAGACATGGACGAATCCACGATCCTTGAGGCAAAAAATCTGAACCTCTGGTACGGGCAGAAGCAGGCTCTCACAGATATCACTGTCCGCATCCCCCAACATCGGATCACGGCCCTGATCGGGCCGTCGGGATGCGGGAAGTCCACCCTCATCCGCTGCTTCAACCGCATGAACGATCTCAACGGCTCATCGAAAGTCACGGGAGAGGTCCTGTTCAAGGGCGATAACATCTACGACGCGGATGCTGACGTCTACAGGATTCGGGAGAAGATCGGCATGGTCTTCCAGAAGCCCAACCCATTCCCCAAGAGCATCTATGATAACGTCTGCTACGGGCCCCGTATTCACGGAGTGAGGGAGAAGAAAGCGCTCGATCGCATCGTTGAAAATAGCCTGAAAAATGCCGCACTCTGGGACGAGGTGAAGGATCGCCTCCACGAACCGGCGTTGAACCTCTCCGGCGGGCAGCAGCAGCGGCTCTGCATTGCCCGCTGCCTCGCGGTGGAACCGGAGGTGATCCTGATGGATGAACCCTGTTCTGCCCTGGATCCCATCGCCACGGCAAAGATAGAGGATCTCGTCGTGCAGATCGCACAGAGGCATACCGTCGTCATCGTCACGCACAACATGCAGCAGGCGGCACGGGTGAGCGACGTTACCGGGTTCATGTACCTCGGGAAATTGGTGGAATTCGATAAAACCACGCGCATTTTCGAGGATCCGAAGGAAGAACTGACAGAGAAGTACATCACAGGACGGTTCGGATAGGCCATGGTGGAGAAATATCGTTCGGAACTCGCATCCCTGAAGAAGGATGTGCTGCAGATGGGGTATCTCGCGCGGGACATGCTGCAGCAGTCGATGGAAGCGCTGCAGAACCGGGATAGTGCACTGGCACGTTCCGTGGATCTCGAGAAGAAGCGGATCTCGGACTTCGATCACGACATCGAACAGAAATGCCTGCGGCTCATCGCGCTCTACCAGCCGATGGCAAAAGACCTGAGAACCATTGCCGCCTCGATGAAGATGATCACTTCTCTCTACCGCATCGGCAGATACGGCAAGGATATCGCTATCGTAGTCCCCGGGCTGAGCGGTGCGCCGCATATCGGCAACCTGGTGAGCATTCCCCACATGGGGGATATCGTCATTGGCATGATTGCGGATGCCCTGGTTGCCTACGATCAGGAAGATCTGTCCCGGATTGAGGATATCAGGACCCAGGAAGACGCGGTAGACGCCCTGCGGTATTCCATCTTCCGCGAGTGCATCACCTACATGATCGAGGATCCGAAGAACATCACGCGGTGCACGAACTACGTGATGATCGCGCGGTACCTCGAACGCTGCGGCGATCATGCATGCCAGATCGCGGAAAAAGTGTACTACATGGTGACCGGGGAACGAATCGAGATTCGATGAGGGTGAACCGCACATACTGGAGAAACGAGCTGATTATTCTATCCGCATTCGTTCCGAAGATCCTGGTTTTCCACGATCGGCTCGCAGCACTCGCAAAGATCGCGGAACCGGGGCCTCTCCGGGACGCTTCGCCAGTGTCACGTCCGGCGTGCTGCGGGGAATGCAAGCGGCGCGGATCCCGGCTGACAGGGAGGGGAACGGGATGTTCGGCGGGACCGGGACCTGAAAGGCGCCTCCACGCGGATCATGGCAGACTCCCGATCGGATGATTCTCATTGCAGAGGGTGATGGAAACCGGATCGGCGGATACCGTGTCATGCAGCGCGGGCCGAGACCGCCGCCCGCATACGGAAAGCCTTCACGGACCGCTTCCGGGGGATGACCATCGCCCGCGCGGCGGTGGGCAACCGCAATGCGTCCGCCCGGCAGCTGGAGCTGCTGCGGGTGAACGGTCAGTGGCGCTCAGGGAGATCGTCCCGGCGAAGGTTATCCTGCAGAACCTGGGCGGATGCCCGGTGGGATAAACCCTATCGGCTGCGACGGACAATACTGGGGCAGTGGTGCCGGACTACCTTCGTGAACTGGAGAACTGCACACTCTGCGAGTGGCGGTGCGGTGCCGATCGCCTGGGCGGGGAGCGGGGGGTCTGCAGGATCGGCATGCCCGAGGTTGCCTCCGCGATGCTCCACCCCGCACCGCCGGAGAGCTACACGATCTTCCTTGCCGGCTGCAACCTGCGGTGCCTCAACTGCCAGAACTGGGAGATCGCCCACTATCCCGATACCCATCGGCCCGTGCGGGGTTTCGTCGATCCCGGTAGCATGGCAGAAGAAGCCCTGGCCGCAATCCGGTCGCTGAAAGGAAGGCTGTTTTGTGCTGACCGGATATTCTTCAGCGGAGGATCGCCCGTGCCCTCGCTGCCCTACGTGGAAGAGGTGGTGAGGGAGGCCCGGAGACGGGACAGCAGGGTAAAGGTCAATTTTGATACCAACGGCTTCATGACCGAAGAATCCCTTGCACGGGTGCTCGCGTTCTCCACCTCGATAACCTACGATGTCAAGGCGTACCACGACGACGTCCACCGGGCGTTGACCGGCGCCCCTGTCGCTCCGGTGCTGAGGAACGCTGCCGAAATCGCAACGAATGCCCCGGAGAAACTCTGGGAGTTCCGGTTCCTCGTCATCCCCGGCATCACGGTGGATGAAGTTGCCCCGGTAGCCGCGTTCATCGCAGAGATCGACGAGACGCTCCCCTTCAACCTCCTCGCCTTCCGCCCGAACTTCGTCCTCGAGCACCACCCTCATGCCATCCAGTGCCAGATGGAGGAGGCGGTGCGGAAGGCACGAGAGGCGGGTCTCGCGAACGTCAGGATGCACGGATACCCGGGAGTTGCCGGCGAGAGGGCGGGAGCGCCTCCATCGTCCGCGAGAGCCGAGGGAGGCGAACGTGCACGAAGCATCGCGGCGCGTGCCGGATGCCCCGCCGATCCCCGCGGCTGCGGCACCTGCGGGTTGCAGCAGCGCTGCCCGATCAAGGGGTATCGGGCACGGAGGTCGATGTAGGCGGCTGCACCGCAGGTCTCAGCGGCGTTGGTTCCGCCGGAAGGTCTGTTCTTTCCCGCTATCGAGCCGTCTCGCTCAGGTCCCGATACCGCGCCCCCTCATCCGCCGTCTCGGTTCATCCGCAGTTCGGGCCGGCATTCCATGCACTTCTGTCCGAACGTTCTGCGAAAACCTCATCTGGGAGGTCGACGTAAGGGAGCGGTAGAGGCAGGAAAATGCCAGGAGCAAACGAGCCCAGCGTGGCAAAAGTCATCGAGCTGATCGGCAGCTCGTCGAAAGGGTGGGACGATGCCGCGGCCAATGCCGTGAAGGAAGCCGCGAAGACCGTCAAACATATCAAAGGAGTCTACCTGAAGGGGTGCACGGCAAAGGTCGAAGGCGACAGGATCGTGGAATACCGTGCCATCGTGAAAGTTACGTTTGTCGTGGAGAGGAACAGCTGACCTTTCCCCATGCATTCTTTTCGTTTGCGGAGATCGAACGGCCTGCACCTGTGTGAGCACCGACTCCGGGGCACCACGCCTGGATGCGGTCAATGTCTTGCAGGCGAGGCGTCCTTCGGCCAGAGCAGTCGCGATCGAGCGCCCGCTGCACTCGGATATGGTGCGGTGAGAGGTCCGGTCCTGCGTGGAGAGTCCTCTCCCTCGTGGCATACCGATGACTGCAATGATCCCGGTGTACAAAAAGGAAAGCGGAAGGGTTCGAATTATGCACTGTTCGCTGCAGCCGGAATCTGGCTGAACGTGCACAGCTCTTGGAAATATCGTTCACCACTTGTAAGCCATGCCGATACCCTGTAGTGTTATCGAGGGGGGTGCAGTATGAAGTATGCCGGGTTACTCAGCCCTGTTCCAGCGGGTTCTTGGCAAAGACCCGCTGGCAAAGCGGGTCGCATCCCGGCCCGCAGAATCGTCATGATCCGGGATGGGCCTGGGGGTCTGTTTCCGTGAATCTGGGAGAATATTCTCGTTGCGATGGTGTCGCTCTAGCGGATCTGGTCAAGAGAGGAGAGGTATCCCAAAAAGAGCTGGCCTGTCTCTTTGCGGAGGCGGTAGCAAAGGTCAACCCGAGAATCAACGCTGTCATCGAGGTCTATCACGACCGTATTGACGGGTTGCACGACGGTGCAATTTCTGCGGGTGCATTCAGCGGCGTGCCGTTCTTGATGAAGGACATCGGAGCCGGTGAAGGTGGACGGCATCAGGAGTGCGGCTCGAGGCTGATGCAGGGACATATCGTGGATAGCGACGCATTCCTGACCGAGCGTTTCAAGGAGGCGGGTTTGACTCTGCTGGGCCGCACGGCCACGCCGGAATTCGCCCTGGGAATCTCGACGGAATCGGCGCTGGTCGGCGAGACGCACAATCCCTGGAGTCTCGAGGCCATGGCGGGCGGCTCCAGCGGCGGCTCCGCGGCGGGTGTCGCAGCCGGCATCGTGCCAGTTGCGCATGGCAGTGATAACGGAGGTTCGATCCGCATTCCAGCGAGCGCGTGCGGGCTGGTCGGGCTGAAGCCCTCTCGGGGGCGTGTGACCCTCGGTCCGGACATCGGAGAGCTGTGGCCGGGCATGCTGCAGGAGTTCGTTCTGAGTCGGACGGTCCGGGATACCGCCCGGATGCTCGACACGGTCTCGGCACCGGCGCCTGGCGATCCGTTTGTCATCGCCCAACCCGCTCGACCCTATGCGCAGGAGGTGAATGCCCCGGTACCGCCACTGCGGATAGCCTGGACGGCGGATTCCTGGCAGCCTGGAACCACCGTCGATCCGGAAGTCGTCGGCTGTGTCGAGCAGGCAGTCTCCGTTTGTGAAGCGGCCGGTCACGAACTCGTCGAGGCAAGCCCCGTGTTTGACTATGAAACGTACCTGCATGCCGTGTGCGTGGCCTGGGCTTTTGGGATGTACGCGGGGATGGACATGTTCGCGGCGATGACGGGGCGGCCGATCAGCGAGGATACCCTGGAACCCGTGATGCTGTCGTACTACGAGTACTCCCGAGGGCTCACGGGCGCCGATATGTTCATGGCCGAATTTGTCCTGAACAGCTTCCGACGGACCTTCGGGAAGTTCCTCGAACGGTATGACATGCTGCTCACGCCCACACTGATCCAGCTGCCGGAGCGACTTGGCAGATACACGAAGATGCGGACAGACATCGGCTATGTCGACTACATGCGTCTCTGCGATGAAACCCGGGTCCACACCGTGGCTGCCAATGTGACCGGACAGCCGGCCATCACATTGCCTCTGGGACAGAGCAGATCGGGTTTGCCGATAGGGGTGCAGTTCATGGCCCGGTTCGGGGAGGAAGGCGCACTCATCCGCCTGGCAAGTTCGATTGAACAGGCGATGCCCTGGAGCGATCGGCTCCCGCCTGTCCATGCGAGCCGATAATGCGCCTTTCCCCCTTCCTCTCGTGGCGCGTGGGATGGGTAGTGTCACCGCCGAGCATCGACATGTTTTCGCTCGCAATCAGAGTACCGGGTAATCCGAAAAAGGCATGGGTGAAGATCCCTTTTGCGATGTCCGGACCTACTGTAAACCTTTCACCATTGTAAGCATTTACAACTGTATACGGGGGTGCGTTCCTGTGACCATGACAGAATCCCGCGGCGGTGCCGTGAAGCGGATCCCGCTCTCCGAAGAGGTCCGGCGGGAGATCTCGCAGCCCAAGGAGCCGGGCCAGACCTTCGATGCCCTTCTCGCGACCATGGCGGAGAGGGAGAAGAAATGCCGACTCCGGGAGGACATGAAGCGGATTGAAGAAGACGAGTTCGTTGACCTCGAACCCTGATGCGGATCCCGGATGTATCGGCTGACCATCAGCAAGAACAGGGCCCAGAAGTTGCTCGACGCCCTGCCCGAGCGGAGCCGGCGGATTGTAAAAGAGCACCTGCTCCGCCTGCAGGAGGATCCCTATCCCGGACATGGCGGCGATAAAAAACGCCTCGACCTGGGCGAAGGCTACGAGCTCTACCGCATCCACATCGGGCGGGGTTATACCGCTTTTTACCGCATTCTGGAAGAGGAACAGGTCGTTCGGATCCCGGATATCATGACGATTGAACAGACCCATAGACGCTATGGACAGTTTTAATCAAGCACGCCGCATGGTTCCTCTTAAGCGGGAATGATTTTTACAGCCGCGAGCATGGCTCCGAAGCGGTGCGGCTCCGCGGCGCCCGAACGGTTCAGGCGACTCGCGTGCCCCGTCCAGTGCGTCAGCTCGTGGAAGAGCGTGGCGCAGCAGGCCTCCGCTGCGATGCATCGCCGAACACATCCTCTCTCTGATACGGGGAAGAAGCCTGACAGGGTCTATAAACGAAAATAAGGAGAGCCTCAGCCGAGATTCGAACTCGGGACCTGCGGTTTACAAGACCGCCGCTCTACCGGCTGAGCCACTGAGGCATCCTCTATATATTGGCATTATCGATAAAAAAGGTGGCGCTCAGTCGTGGATCTCGTCTTCCGTCTGCTCTCTCTGCGCATACCGCTCCCAGAGGGTCTCGTCGCCGTAGCGGATCCGCAGGATGCGGTGGTAGGGAATGCAGGTGATCCCCCTCTCGGTGCGGATCTCCATGTACCGACTGTCCAGGCGGGCGATGCTCTTCCCATCCACCGCGGAGGCGTCCTGCGGGGCGCCGCGGTCGACGTAGTCGACCCGCACCTGTGCGAACTCGTACCGGGGATCGTGGTAGAGCTGCAGGAGAAGCGCGTGGCTCTTTCTCATCCGCATAGTCACGGTACTTTCATGAAGAATAAAAACCTCCTGTACTGGTGCAGCTTCCCTCCCCTGCGGGTGGGCGGGCGTCGGGACGCGCCCGGGATATCGGGCGGAGCCCGCGGAGACGGGTGGAGCATTCGCTCCTGTGCTCGATCTGCTCGAACGGAGGGGGGATGGCAGCGGTCAATCTCAATAGCCCCTGCGAGCGTGAAACGATGGCAGAATCCGTACATACGATATTCATCGTCCTGACTGTTCTTCTCTTCCTCGTTCTGCTGGGCTGGCTGGGATTGCAGATCAAACCCTCGCTCTTCCCGCCTTTTCCTCAGGCTGAGCCGGCGATCGAGACCGCCCCGCTGGCGGAGGGACTGCCCTCACCGGTGGATCGGTTCTACCGGGCCCTGTATGGCAGGGAGGTGCCGCGGATCGAGTCGGCGGTGATCAGCGGTCGCGGCACCATGCGCATCAGCGGCGTCACGTTGCCGGTCCGGTTCCGGTTCGTCCATGAAGCCGGGCGGAACTACCGCCATTATATCGAGGCTACGTTCTTCGGGCTGCCGCTATTGAAGGTCAACGAGTATTACCTCGATGGCACCGCCCGCCTTGAACTGCCGTTCGGCGTGTCGGGCGGGCCGAAGGTGGACCAGGGCGCCAACCTCGCGCTCTGGGCCGAGGGCGTATGGATGCCGGCCGTCTGGGTCACCGACCCCCGGGTGCGCTGGGAACCCGTGGACGATCAGACAGCAGTGCTGGTCGTCCCGTTCGGCGATGCAGAGGAGAGGATTATTGCTCGATTCGATCCGGATACCGCCCGGCTGCGCACCCTGCAGTCGATGCGCTACAGAGGCGAGGAGAGCAGCACAAAAACCTCCTGGACGAACGAGGTCAGGACGTGGGATACGCTGGCAGGGCGGATGATCCCCGGGACGGTGGCGATTGAGTGGGGCGACGAGACCTCCCCCTGGGCGGTGCTCACCGCCGAAGAGATCGCCTACAACGTGAATGTTCAGGAGTCCCTTCGGGATCGGGGACTGTAACGGCAGGCATGCAGGGCAGTCGCCCCTCCGATCGGCCATCGATCCAGCGGAGGCCGCGGACCCCGCCCGATGCGGCGGACGCCGGGACAGGGCACCGGGCGACCTTTGGGGGAGTGCGGCGGCAGCATCGCCGTGCGGGATGCGATCGGGATGCTTCCGCATGATCTGGAACATTCATATTCTCGACCGGCATATCCTGAGGACACAGGAGCCGTTCCCGTCTGCCCCTGCGCCGGATCGATCGGGGAGAGAGCGATGCGCCGGTACCATATGGAATGCAGGGGCGGAACGGGGGCGGATCAGGACAGGCAGGTATAAATACAATGCCATGCTATAGCATAGCAATGTCTGGTGATCGGCGCCTCTTCGGGATCGTGTCTGCCGCATCCAGCAGAGCGGCCGTACCGTCAGGCATGGCAATCCCATCGACGGTATCCGCCGTCTTTTATCGCTTCTTCTGGTATTTTTAGGCATTTCCCATTTTGATCGGTTGAAAAATGGGAGGATCGATTGGTTATGAGAGGAAAAGAGATTCGGTTGGAACGGATTCTGGATCGGAACACGGGCAAGACGGTCATCGTCCCCATGGACCACGGCGTAACGAACGGTCCGATCGAGGGACTGATAGACCTCGAGCGGACGGTGAGCCTTGTGGCCGAAGGCGGCGCGAACGCGGTGATCGGCCACCTGGGCCTGGCCCTCCACGGCCACCGCCGCCGGGGACACGACGTCGGGCTGATCCTGCACCTGTCGGCGAGCACGGCGATCGGCCCCGACCCGAACGACAAGGTGCTCGTGAATACGGTGACGAACGCCCTCAAGATGGGCGCGGACGGCGTCTCGGTGCACATCAACATCGGCGCGGAGTCGGAGGCGCGGATGCTCGCCGACCTCGGGCGCATCTCGGTGGAGTGCATGGAGTGGGGCGTGCCGCTTCTCGCCATGATGTACCCGAGGGGAAAGAAGGTCGAGTGCGAGACCGACGTCGACAACGTCAAGCTGGCAGCCCGAGTCGGCGCCGAGCTCGGCGCCGACATCGTGAAGACCGTCTACACGGGGGACGTCGACACCTTCCGCGAGGTCACGAAGGGCTGCCCGGTGCCGGTGGTGGTGGCCGGGGGCTCCCGCACGGACGATCGCTCGACCCTGGAGCTGATCGAGGGGGCGATGCAGGGAGGGGCGGCCGGCATCTCCATCGGGCGGAACGCCTTCCAGCACCCGGCGCCGGACCGCTTCGTGCGGGCCGCGGCGATGATCGTGCACGAGGGCAGGACGGCGGAAGAGGCCCTTGCGGTGCTGCGGGGGAAGGCGCCATGATCGGAAAGGAGATCCGCCTGGAGCGGATCATGGACCGAAACACCGGGCGTACCGTGATCATCCCCATGGACCACGGGTTCACGCTGGGCCAGATCGACGGCCTGCTCAACATGACCGAGACGATCTCCGAGGTGAGCGAGGGCGGGGCGAACGCGATCGTGCTGCACAAGGGCATCGTCCGCCGGGGGCACCGCAAGCGCGGACGCGACATCGGGCTCATCGTCCACCTCTCCGGGAGCACGTCCATGAACCCGGACCCGAACGATAAGGTGCTCGTCTGCAGCGTGGAGGAGGCGATCGCCCTCGGAGCGGATGCGGTTTCCATCCACGTCAACCTGGGGGCGCCGAACGAGTCGAAGATGCTGGAGGAGGCGGGGGGGATCGCGAAGGATTGCAACCGCTGGGGCATGCCGCTCCTGGTGATGATCTACCCCCGCGGGAAGGGGATAGACGGTACCGATCCCCGGGCGATCGGGCACTGCGTGCGGGTCGCCGAGGAGCTCGGGGCTGACCTTATCAAGACCAACTACCCCGGCGATCCGCGGTCGTTTGCGCGGATCGTGGAGGCCTGCTCGGTGCCGGTGCTGGTCGCGGGCGGAGAGAAGGTGAGCGATCTCGAGTCCCTCCAGATGATCCGCGACGCTGTCCGGGCCGGTGCAGCCGGCGTCTGCATGGGGCGGAACGCCTTCCAGCGGGAGAACACGCGGGAGTTCGTCTCCGCCATCTGCCGCGTGGTGCACGAGGGAGTCGAACCGGGAGACGCCATGGGGATGCGCGAATGAAGGAGCTCTGGGTGGACATCCGCCCCTTCAACAAGGGGATCGCCACCGCGGCGATCGAGAGCGGCGCGGATGCCGTGGTGGTGGAGGATGCCGACGCTGTACGGGAGCTCGGGCGGATCGTCACCATCGCCGAGAACGGCGATCTCGTCCCCGGGAAGGACGTCTTCGAGGTCGAGGTGACGGACAGGGAGAGCGAGCAGCGGGCCCTGGATCTCGCCGCCGCAGGAAGGGTGATCGTGCACACGTCCGACTGGACCGTCATCCCGCTCGAGAACCTGGTCTCGCAGTCGAACCGCATTATCGCGGCTGTTAGAACGCCGGAGGAGGCGGAGCTCGCCCTGCACGTGCTGGAGAAGGGGGCGCGGGGGCTGCTGCTCGCGACCGACGATCCCGCTGTCGTCTGGACGGTGAGCGGGCTCCTCAAAAAGACCACGGGGGAGATCTGCCTGACGCCGTTCACGGTGACCGCGATTCGCCCGGTGGGGATGGGGGACCGGGTCTGCGTGGACACCTGCACCCTCCTCTCCGAGGGGCAGGGCATGCTGGTCGGGAACACCTCCTCCGGGTTCCTCCTGGTGCACGCCGAGACCCTGGAGAACCCCTACGTCGAACCCCGCCCGTTCCGCGTGAACGCCAGCGCGGTGCACGCCTACGTCCTGATGCCGGATGGCAGGACCGCCTACCTCTCCGAGCTGGCCATCGGGGACGACGTGCTGGTCGCAGACCGATGCGGGGGGCTCTCCGTCGCCGTGGTAGGAAGAGTGAAGATCGAGCGCCGCCCCCTCCTCCTGGTCGAGGCGGAGTCCGAGCGGGGGACGGCGAGCCTGATTCTGCAGAACGCGGAGACGGTCCGCCTGGTCGGCGAGGACGGACAGCCGATCTCGGTCGTCGACCTGGAGGTGGGCGACCGCGTGCTGGGCGTCACGGAAGAGGGCGGGCGGCACTTCGGCGTGGCGGTGAAAGAAACCATCCTGGAGAAGTGAGG includes these proteins:
- the pstA gene encoding phosphate ABC transporter permease PstA codes for the protein MNRRLVDRLIGEVLFAVALFAIAAVFFIIAFLLRDGYQIFMDAGVWNFIGGVQWNPAGEYPSFGAFPLIVGTILVMALAMVIAVPLSIGSAIYIAEIAAPGTRAVIKPAVELLAGIPSVVYGFFGLILLTDWIRIAFGQPSGSSWLAGSILLAIMSLPTITSVAEDAISAVPREFGEGSLALGASHWQTIRNVIVPGAFSGISAAIILGMGRAIGETMAVLMVTGNAAIIPEPLTNIFSPIRTLTGTLGIEMGEVAFGSLHYHALFGIAVILLFITLSVNGAAMLIIRRIQGTQGLQKPGPSGIQPGGFRRMRNLMNGIALKWPFTLLAGAGTAFLPLLLAPPVLVARLIDGITSICFVHQPLKWTFHPRSAQKWAFCLISLSVLIVLTILGVILSGIVVNGAGAISWEFLTQSPRNLGREGGIFPAIVGTLYLVGGALAIALPVGIATALYLIEYTADNALTRGIRTAVDLLNGMPSIVFGLFGFAFLVLFLNFGVSLIAGQITLGLMILPTIIRTTEEALRSIPASIREGSYAVGATKWQTVWHAVLPPAMPGIMTGAILSIGRAAGETAPIMFTAAVFSSRFLPSSLSEPVMALPYHLFILTTNVPGATDQQFGTALVLLMLVLSIYLAAILVRWRYQWAKVF
- the pstB gene encoding phosphate ABC transporter ATP-binding protein PstB: MDESTILEAKNLNLWYGQKQALTDITVRIPQHRITALIGPSGCGKSTLIRCFNRMNDLNGSSKVTGEVLFKGDNIYDADADVYRIREKIGMVFQKPNPFPKSIYDNVCYGPRIHGVREKKALDRIVENSLKNAALWDEVKDRLHEPALNLSGGQQQRLCIARCLAVEPEVILMDEPCSALDPIATAKIEDLVVQIAQRHTVVIVTHNMQQAARVSDVTGFMYLGKLVEFDKTTRIFEDPKEELTEKYITGRFG
- the phoU gene encoding phosphate signaling complex protein PhoU, which codes for MVEKYRSELASLKKDVLQMGYLARDMLQQSMEALQNRDSALARSVDLEKKRISDFDHDIEQKCLRLIALYQPMAKDLRTIAASMKMITSLYRIGRYGKDIAIVVPGLSGAPHIGNLVSIPHMGDIVIGMIADALVAYDQEDLSRIEDIRTQEDAVDALRYSIFRECITYMIEDPKNITRCTNYVMIARYLERCGDHACQIAEKVYYMVTGERIEIR
- a CDS encoding radical SAM protein — encoded protein: MPDYLRELENCTLCEWRCGADRLGGERGVCRIGMPEVASAMLHPAPPESYTIFLAGCNLRCLNCQNWEIAHYPDTHRPVRGFVDPGSMAEEALAAIRSLKGRLFCADRIFFSGGSPVPSLPYVEEVVREARRRDSRVKVNFDTNGFMTEESLARVLAFSTSITYDVKAYHDDVHRALTGAPVAPVLRNAAEIATNAPEKLWEFRFLVIPGITVDEVAPVAAFIAEIDETLPFNLLAFRPNFVLEHHPHAIQCQMEEAVRKAREAGLANVRMHGYPGVAGERAGAPPSSARAEGGERARSIAARAGCPADPRGCGTCGLQQRCPIKGYRARRSM
- a CDS encoding dodecin family protein; its protein translation is MAKVIELIGSSSKGWDDAAANAVKEAAKTVKHIKGVYLKGCTAKVEGDRIVEYRAIVKVTFVVERNS
- a CDS encoding amidase; translated protein: MNLGEYSRCDGVALADLVKRGEVSQKELACLFAEAVAKVNPRINAVIEVYHDRIDGLHDGAISAGAFSGVPFLMKDIGAGEGGRHQECGSRLMQGHIVDSDAFLTERFKEAGLTLLGRTATPEFALGISTESALVGETHNPWSLEAMAGGSSGGSAAGVAAGIVPVAHGSDNGGSIRIPASACGLVGLKPSRGRVTLGPDIGELWPGMLQEFVLSRTVRDTARMLDTVSAPAPGDPFVIAQPARPYAQEVNAPVPPLRIAWTADSWQPGTTVDPEVVGCVEQAVSVCEAAGHELVEASPVFDYETYLHAVCVAWAFGMYAGMDMFAAMTGRPISEDTLEPVMLSYYEYSRGLTGADMFMAEFVLNSFRRTFGKFLERYDMLLTPTLIQLPERLGRYTKMRTDIGYVDYMRLCDETRVHTVAANVTGQPAITLPLGQSRSGLPIGVQFMARFGEEGALIRLASSIEQAMPWSDRLPPVHASR
- a CDS encoding type II toxin-antitoxin system RelE/ParE family toxin — encoded protein: MYRLTISKNRAQKLLDALPERSRRIVKEHLLRLQEDPYPGHGGDKKRLDLGEGYELYRIHIGRGYTAFYRILEEEQVVRIPDIMTIEQTHRRYGQF
- a CDS encoding zincin-like metallopeptidase domain-containing protein, whose protein sequence is MAAEACCATLFHELTHWTGHASRLNRSGAAEPHRFGAMLAAVKIIPA
- a CDS encoding DUF504 domain-containing protein, with product MRKSHALLLQLYHDPRYEFAQVRVDYVDRGAPQDASAVDGKSIARLDSRYMEIRTERGITCIPYHRILRIRYGDETLWERYAQREQTEDEIHD
- a CDS encoding 2-amino-3,7-dideoxy-D-threo-hept-6-ulosonate synthase, with translation MRGKEIRLERILDRNTGKTVIVPMDHGVTNGPIEGLIDLERTVSLVAEGGANAVIGHLGLALHGHRRRGHDVGLILHLSASTAIGPDPNDKVLVNTVTNALKMGADGVSVHINIGAESEARMLADLGRISVECMEWGVPLLAMMYPRGKKVECETDVDNVKLAARVGAELGADIVKTVYTGDVDTFREVTKGCPVPVVVAGGSRTDDRSTLELIEGAMQGGAAGISIGRNAFQHPAPDRFVRAAAMIVHEGRTAEEALAVLRGKAP
- a CDS encoding 2-amino-3,7-dideoxy-D-threo-hept-6-ulosonate synthase: MIGKEIRLERIMDRNTGRTVIIPMDHGFTLGQIDGLLNMTETISEVSEGGANAIVLHKGIVRRGHRKRGRDIGLIVHLSGSTSMNPDPNDKVLVCSVEEAIALGADAVSIHVNLGAPNESKMLEEAGGIAKDCNRWGMPLLVMIYPRGKGIDGTDPRAIGHCVRVAEELGADLIKTNYPGDPRSFARIVEACSVPVLVAGGEKVSDLESLQMIRDAVRAGAAGVCMGRNAFQRENTREFVSAICRVVHEGVEPGDAMGMRE
- a CDS encoding 3-dehydroquinate synthase II encodes the protein MKELWVDIRPFNKGIATAAIESGADAVVVEDADAVRELGRIVTIAENGDLVPGKDVFEVEVTDRESEQRALDLAAAGRVIVHTSDWTVIPLENLVSQSNRIIAAVRTPEEAELALHVLEKGARGLLLATDDPAVVWTVSGLLKKTTGEICLTPFTVTAIRPVGMGDRVCVDTCTLLSEGQGMLVGNTSSGFLLVHAETLENPYVEPRPFRVNASAVHAYVLMPDGRTAYLSELAIGDDVLVADRCGGLSVAVVGRVKIERRPLLLVEAESERGTASLILQNAETVRLVGEDGQPISVVDLEVGDRVLGVTEEGGRHFGVAVKETILEK